One genomic region from Pecten maximus chromosome 5, xPecMax1.1, whole genome shotgun sequence encodes:
- the LOC117327219 gene encoding uncharacterized protein LOC117327219: MVNSLKKIGENTFVSGDIFREQIVKQQSDAAGTPRASPGLSSTYQTEGSTSDLIVSFACKSWPRDADEWVTRTRLFGWPPQKLIDRIVRNGFHLVPLRGRHTKDEELQWRISLASAERSLVHAFSHSQLKVYCLLKYFFTQLDKTQLQDEFTGYDGIISLSVLKMLMFFSVENSHPKLWQEQNLFYCFWFCFNILMTWVKRGTCPNYFISSGELFQQEFLGNDQQRFLDILTHFHSKKLQCISHERFLGPKILESVCDAKVQAELLCPYTEMEMEYYQDMGLFVQLAMPSRTSGLNFTRNLTGALSLLMNSKTEVDDVITFSHATSLLAHMTQHDASPYIMAGTTGNKTRYASLRKCKNHLTCTSSVSSSELCYLANFHFLSGNYNKSLELCRTVVSQPLYHMKSQMLLPTEQKARYIKEYCGKGYTLFYKLKKTFTKSLSFEKDCLYLPQLHPEVSKSPVGVRIPTLPYAVFLSFLCCHELGDTLGRDNTLRNLIVVKYDYLEGGHTSWMVHTLLGICYETLGDHHRAIRCYTDSKKSKTELHEFNPASERIEALKKSETR, translated from the coding sequence ATGGTTAATTCGCTTAAAAAAATTGGGGAGAATACATTCGTCTCCGGTGACATCTTCAGAGAGCAAATAGTCAAACAACAGAGCGATGCTGCAGGTACTCCGAGAGCATCTCCTGGACTGAGTAGTACATACCAAACAGAGGGTTCTACAAGTGATTTGATTGTCAGCTTTGCCTGTAAAAGTTGGCCTCGAGATGCTGATGAGTGGGTAACGCGTACACGTTTGTTTGGATGGCCACCTCAAAAACTCATCGACCGGATAGTGCGCAATGGTTTTCACCTTGTGCCATTACGAGGGCGACACACAAAGGATGAAGAACTACAGTGGAGGATATCCCTGGCATCAGCTGAGAGATCTTTAGTTCATGCCTTCAGCCACAGCCAACTGAAGGTTTACTGCTTACTGAAGTATTTCTTTACTCAGTTGGACAAGACACAGTTGCAAGATGAATTTACTGGCTATGATGGAATCATCAGCTTATCTGTTCTGAAAATGCTGATGTTTTTCTCAGTGGAAAACTCTCACCCAAAGCTGTGGCAAGAACAGAACTTGTTCTACTGTTTTTGGTTTTGCTTCAACATTCTAATGACATGGGTCAAGAGAGGAACCTGTCCAAATTACTTCATATCGTCCGGTGAGTTATTCCAGCAAGAATTCCTGGGTAACGATCAACAAAGATTTCTCGATATTCTAACACATTTCCACTCAAAGAAACTACAGTGCATTTCACATGAAAGATTTTTGGGACCCAAAATATTGGAAAGTGTTTGTGATGCAAAAGTTCAAGCTGAACTTTTGTGCCCATACACTGAAATGGAAATGGAATATTACCAAGACATGGGACTATTTGTACAACTGGCAATGCCAAGTCGGACGAGTGGATTAAATTTTACCCGGAATCTGACAGGGGCACTGAGTTTACTGATGAACTCAAAGACAGAAGTGGATGATGTGATTACTTTTAGTCACGCGACTAGTTTACTAGCGCATATGACACAACATGATGCCAGTCCGTATATCATGGCTGGAACCACTGGCAACAAGACTCGGTACGCGAGCTTGAGGAAATGCAAAAATCATTTGACATGTACATCCTCAGTAAGTTCATCCGAACTGTGCTACTTAGCAAATTTTCACTTTTTGTCTGGAAACTACAATAAATCACTCGAGTTGTGTAGAACTGTAGTGTCTCAACCTTTATATCACATGAAAAGTCAAATGCTTCTTCCAACGGAACAAAAAGCAAGATACATCAAAGAATACTGTGGAAAGGGATACACTTTATTTTACAAGCTGAAGAAAACCTTCACCAAATCTCTATCTTTTGAGAAAGACTGCTTGTATCTTCCCCAGCTTCATCCGGAGGTATCGAAAAGCCCTGTTGGAGTAAGGATCCCGACGCTACCCTACGCAGTGTTCTTGTCCTTCCTGTGTTGTCATGAACTTGGTGACACTTTGGGACGTGACAACACACTACGTAACTTGATAGTAGTGAAGTACGATTACTTAGAGGGAGGACACACGAGTTGGATGGTGCACACACTCCTGGGTATCTGTTACGAAACTTTGGGGGATCATCACAGAGCCATCAGGTGTTACACGGACTCAAAAAAGTCTAAGACCGAGCTCCATGAATTCAACCCAGCCTCTGAGAGAATCGAGGCTTTAAAGAAATCAGAAACAAGATAA